A single genomic interval of Haloterrigena salifodinae harbors:
- a CDS encoding YihY/virulence factor BrkB family protein, whose amino-acid sequence MADSSHLALVRDVVAVAHERQLSVTAAGLAYHAFNTLVPLVILALVGASLVDGLEPLVSTLETAAGLEGTVTDGGLEGMTGGSARTRAALLAVAVLLWSAVRLFQAINSAFTGVYGGRTDESYVATAATVTLVTALYTVLVTVTIAVGVALVTVVGVSLSVVVDGGWTTAGSTLLLAVLLLAVFFPMYYLFPQPDVSVGEVLPGTAFAAVSWTVLAVGFRFYVSASESVALFGIAGAVLLLLTWVYLGGLCLLLGAVLNAVRAGRVDPEEKWIPMETAWPVDRTD is encoded by the coding sequence GCGTCACGGCCGCGGGACTGGCCTACCACGCGTTCAACACGCTCGTTCCGCTGGTCATCCTGGCGCTGGTCGGCGCCTCGCTGGTCGACGGCCTCGAGCCGCTGGTGTCCACGCTCGAGACGGCGGCCGGACTCGAAGGGACGGTGACCGACGGCGGCCTCGAGGGGATGACCGGGGGCAGCGCTCGGACGCGGGCGGCGCTGCTCGCCGTGGCGGTCCTGCTCTGGAGCGCCGTCCGGCTGTTCCAGGCGATCAACAGCGCGTTCACGGGCGTGTACGGCGGCCGGACGGACGAGTCGTACGTGGCGACGGCGGCGACGGTCACGCTCGTCACGGCTCTCTACACCGTCCTCGTCACGGTGACGATCGCGGTCGGCGTCGCACTGGTCACCGTCGTCGGCGTCAGCCTCTCGGTGGTCGTCGACGGCGGCTGGACGACGGCCGGCAGCACCCTGCTGCTGGCCGTGCTGCTGCTCGCGGTCTTCTTCCCGATGTACTACCTCTTTCCCCAGCCCGACGTCTCGGTCGGCGAGGTGCTCCCCGGGACGGCCTTCGCGGCGGTCTCCTGGACCGTCCTGGCCGTCGGGTTCCGATTCTATGTCTCGGCGTCCGAGAGCGTCGCCCTGTTCGGGATCGCCGGCGCCGTCCTGTTGCTCCTGACGTGGGTGTACCTGGGCGGGCTCTGTCTCCTGCTCGGGGCCGTCCTCAACGCCGTCCGCGCGGGTCGCGTCGATCCCGAAGAGAAGTGGATTCCAATGGAGACGGCATGGCCGGTCGATCGAACCGACTAG